ACTTTCATAGATGATTGAATCCCTTATCCTTGCACAAACCCTAGGGTTTATCATCCATTTGAATCCAATGGCgaaagaatgatgcatgaaaatttgtcatataaaaaaaatcaatgatatatgcaagatgatttcctatgtcaggcaaagatgagcatgcaaaagaatgcagACAACCACAAACAGTCGAACGCAAATAATCGAGAGAaaccaagaggtttataaagatacattttgcaaaagaatattcgtaaagaaaaatacaaatttggccaacgaatatcatattcaagactttgGATGTATTTGCTTCGGAATTCGATactggcagaagtatcacaaaCGTGAGGAAAAGTCtaaatgaaccaggtcaccagctgttccttctCGTGCTCGTCTGTTGAGAAAAcctgccttggcgccctttcgggttttcaccaaggttgcccccaccctttttgtttgttttttttttccttttctttcttcttttttttatttctttttttctctttttttctcttttcttttctttttttcttttttccgaggcgccctttcgggttttcacctaaagaacaatgaaatatctcgaccatgatcgagtcagaaatatgagttaaagatttctggcatcagtaaaatgcacttcccttgtaagattaggcgaaggcattacggacatcacttgccagttgattaacaaattttctaatagaaatacaacaaatgatgaaagccaggactttgggctttgtaatgaggtcaggtggggtgtttttcaagaaaagttgaggcctgaaagcaaattttgaggcgaggtgtgaaataacttgagattgcacTATTTTGAAATCGTTTCCGATTTTGAACGAAAtcgaggaaaatttgccccagtttgatcggattttctctctttgcattttcttcattgcattttcctcacttttgcatttttctttaaaaactaaatttgccccagtgtggggttctcttttctttttgatcatctctctttcaaaataaatttgccccagtgtggggtttgcaattctcaggggttatcaAGCGAAagtttgtcaattctgatggctcaaaggggacaagtagagataaaatgttttaagtgtaaaagaagatggcctgacttgcatttcgccgtttgcatgaatttctaaagaaaatttgcatgatcaaatgaaaaacttcttgcacatgtctgagttgatgggttgagggaatgttcgtccatccatttctgccaaaataagtgctccgccaggtaatgccttttggacaatgaacggcctttgccaatttggagcaaatttgcctttagcctcatcttgcattggcaaaattCGCTTTAGTACTTTGTCACCTTCTTCGAATGCACGCCGATGGaccttttttgttgtaagcccgGGCCACACGTTTCTGGTAGCATTGAccatgacagatagcattgaacCGCTTTTCATCGatcaaagtcaattgctcatggcgctgcttTATCCAATCAGCCTCCTCTAATTTAGCTTCCATGAGGATTTGTAGCGAAGGAATTTCAACTTcagctggtaatacagcttccattccatacatgagtgaatatggcgttgccccagtcgatgtccggatagaagtccgatacgccattaatgcataaggcaacttttcatgccaatcgcgatgcctttcagtcattttgcggataatcttcttcaaattcttgtttgcggcttctacagctccattcatctgaggcctataaatggcagagTTGCGGTGTTTGATCTTGAACTGCTCacatagtccatctaccatgtcattgttcagattcttggcattgtctgtaataagcgtttcgggtaccccaaagcgacagatgatgtgatctctcaagaaattggcaactaccttcttcgttacatgtttgaatgactccgcttcaacccatttggtaaagtactcaattgccaccaatataaatcgatgtccattcGAGGCGGGCGGATcaattgtaccaatcacgtccataccccacattgaacagggccatgGGGCGATATACTATGCAATTCAATGGGCGGAGCGTGTATAACGTCACCGTGCATTTgacattttatacatctccggacaaaatcTATACAGTCACGCTCCATAGTAAaccagaagtatccggttctcatgattttctttgctagcaaatggccattcatgtgaggtccacaaacgccactatgcacttctttcatcatatattgagcttcgtcttcatcaatgcaccttaacaggttcaaatctgaggttcgtttatacaaaacttctccacttaagaaaaaatttgaagccattctacgcagaaaactCTTGTCCTTTGTACTAGCATACAGAGGGTAAGACCCAGTTTTGAGAAACTCCTTAATATCATTATACCAAGGAATATTGTCAGAGGACTTGTCTACAACCCAACAGTGGGCAGGCttgtcttgaagttgaatcTGAATTGGTTCGATCCTCAATTCATCTGGATACTGGATCATAGAGGCTaaggtggccaaagcatcagcaaatgcgtttcgggctcgcgggagatgtctgaactccaaattttgaaattgctttGCCAGAGTGAGCAAACTACTATGGTagggcaaaatttttgaatccttggttatccactgcttcAAGGTTTGGTGcacgagcaaatctgaatcactgaaagctatcaactctttgatttccatttctaaagcaattttgagacaaaaaatgcaggcttcatattcagccatgttgtttgtacaagcaaattgcaatttggaagcggcagggtagtgcttcccttcgggtgaaaccaaaacagctccaattccagctccgagagaattcgaagctccatcgaagaaaagcctccattcagggctTTGCTCACTTATATCGTCCGTGGCGCCTACAAATAAGACTTTCTCATCAGGGAAATAAGTATGAAGtggttgataatcatcatcccttggattttctgccaaatgatcagctatagcttgccccttgacggccttctgtgaagtgaaaacaatatcgaactctgagagaattatctgccatttagccagacgtccagttagcatcggcttctccaagagatacttcaaaggatcagatcgggaaataagataagtggtatggctcaacaggtAGTGTCTCAGCTTTTGAGCAGCCCAGGCCAATGTacagcagcttttctcaatgaatgaataattagcctcatactgcgtgaacttcttgcttagatagtaaatggcttgcTCCTTCCTTCCAGAGTCATCATGCTGCCCGAGGACACAACCAACTGCTTCTTCAAGCACAGATAGGTACATGATTAATGGTCGACCTGGCTTGGGTGGCACCAAGACTGGCGGATGTAACAAATAGTCCTTGATTTTATCAAAAGCTTGTTGGCATTCTTCACTCCAGTACAAAggcacattctttctcaacaatttgaacaacggctcgcaTGTGGCAGTCAACTGGGCAATGAATCTCCCAATAAAATTGATCTTTCCTAAGAAACTTTTCACGTCTttctgagttttcggcactggcatatctcgaattgccttaatttttgctggatctatctctatgcctctCTTACTAATAATGAAGCCCAACAATTTACCAGCTGGTGCCCCAAAGgcgcatttcgcaggatttagcttcaaattgtactttcgCAACCTTTCGAACAGcttcttcaaatcaaccaaatggttCTCTGCtcttttagacttgattatgatgtcatccacgtagacctccatctcccggtggatcatatcatgaaacagGGTGGTCATGGTCCTTTGATACGTAGCTCCGGCATTCTTTAGACCAAATGGCATCACTCGGTAGCAAAACGTGCCCCAAGGGGTGATAAAAGCagtcttctccctatcctcttctgccatcaaaatcTGGTGGTATCCAGCGAAACAATCacaaaaagattcaatctcatgcCCAGCGGTATTGTCCAGGAGAATGTGAATATTTGGcagaggaaaatcatctttaggactggcctTATTGAGGTCTCTGTAATCAACACAAACTCGTacctctccattcttttttggaacagggactggattcgaaagccaaatagggtaatgggaaacaatgataatgttggttttgagttgtttttcgatttgctcttttattttgaggctcatatctggtttgaattttcgggatttttgttttacgggtggaaaagtaGGGTCTGTGGGCAACTTATGCACTACCACATCAGTTGAAataccagtcatatcatcataggaccatgcaaatacatcctggaacacagtcaagaattcaagcatctcctttttctgcctctcattcaaatgaatactaatttgcacctccttaacttcatctttagtgccaatgttaaccttttctgtttcttccaggttcggttttggtttctcctcatattgttcaaaatcctttgcaaaagaatcgaatacctcctcattatcactctcgctttggagctCGGATTCCCAGacctccaagtcgtgagtgatatagagattgccattattgaattccagaatagtgatatccaaagggtcaaatggttttatttttggccatctgaaagaattaacgaatgtgggataataagcaaacaaatatacaacaaacaaatgaacaagcaatatgacagaaatataaacaaaacaacatgacaagaacaacttgtgcattttcataaaccctttgattgaaagcgaaaaaccaaaaaacaagcgggaatgaaatgaaaacttaacaatattttcACGTGCAAACTTTAGTCAAAggtaaagatgctttcattagctatttacagatgcagaAGTATTTTCAGGAATTCGTATGAATGACAAACCCCTTTaagtttaccgaaactccttccgaaTGGGCAGAaactcggctgtccaattggaaATGGATCCTTCAGGGACGTCGGGAAACTCGGCCTCAGCTGGGAAACTGTCTTCAAATGTcgccccaacgaacaattgggccaaactagTTTCGATTCCGTCAACTGGGTTAATCTCTGATGTGATCACCTCGGTCGGTCGTGGAAAAGTATAATGCAGTGGTGGAATATCAAGGGCCCTTGGCCTGCCTTCTTTCTCTGCTCTCTTGCattccttcatttctttgatGTCTCTAGCGgttggtcggaaacccaaaccgaATGAATCCTTTTTCTCCACAATTTTCACTGGCTTCAGAATTCCTTGCAGATCACGTCCCAGCCCTTTATCAAACTCATATCCTCCGCGgatcatttccttagccatcatgacactggccttTGACAAAGCTCGTTCCTCTTTTGTTATCCAACTTACGGAGACGATATCAGCTGTGCTATGAGGGGTTACTATGGCGCTTCGGCTACCATCTTCTTTGGACCCAGAATCAGCAATCACGAGGCAATCCTCCTCGGCAAAGATAGTTATCAATTTGTCATTTACTATGAATTTCAACAATTGATGCAATGAAGAAGGCACAGCTCCGGACTTATGAATCCACGGCCTTCCAACCAAAACATTATAAACACTAGGAAAATGCATGACTTGGCAAGCTATCTGAAACTGTGCGGGCCCCATCTCGATGACTAAATCCACTTCTCCTATAGGTTCCCTTcgtgctccatcaaaacctctaACTATGGTCCCTGAGGGCCTCAGCTTGATATCTTGCAACCCTAGCTTTTCCAAGGTACTCCAAGGGCAGATATTAAGCGCAGATCCATTGTCAATCAACACCTTTGGCAAAATTTTCCCGTTGCAACTCACAGCTATGTACAGagccttgttatgtccaatgcctttTGCCGGTAATTCATCATCAGAGAAAgtaatttgttttgtaaataacaCACTCCCAACCACATGTGAGAAATTAGCAACCGAAATGTccttagggatttgagctttggTCAGCATTTCGAGCAACGCATCCCTATGCATATCCGAAGAAAAGAGCAGATCCAACATGGATATTTGGGCGGGCGACTTGCTTAGCTTCTCGACTACAATATATTCACTTCTTtggagccttttaagaaaatccaaggcTTCCTTCTCAGTAACTGTTGGTTTAGCAGGCAGCTCGGGGTTATTTACTTGAATCGGAACGGTAGCTCCAAACGGACTTGCAATCCTCCCAGATCTGGTGACCACTGACACCTCTTCTTTGGCAATTGACTTTTCTCCAATTTGTATGACAGGTTCATCGTAGTTCCACGGCACTCGCTGCAAACTCAAAACAGGCTCCTGCTCTGGGAATTCGATGACCACTGGCTCCAAAGCCTTGCTCTCAGCTAGAGtgagatccaaaataaaaggtCTTTTATCCTCCTCAAATGGCACCTCCATTATAAATggttggtctgtgaccccaaacacCTCAGCTTCCCTTGCCAATTTCTGGACTTGCTCCTCATACTCTGCGTCGTCCAGAATGACCCCAATGGTATTAGCGTGTTCAGGCAAGGGGTTCCTATTTATATTCGTCCCTTGTGCCTCCTTTTTCCTAATTACAATCTCTCTGgcttcaatcatatcttgaattcTATGCTTAAGAGCCTTGCAATCAACAGTCGAATGTCCGGGtgcccctgaatgataagcacagacagcttgTGGGTTATACCAAGCGGGCATGCCATATGGataggtaggagggggtaccataccaattttcccggcggccttCAATTGGTCTAGAGGCCTGCCTGAATTGGTAAATGTATGGTTAGGgggtcggttgtaaggttcaggaggttgaggatggctgtaaacaggtctatttgggGGAGGAAATCAtgggttatatggagggcgaggtcggttttggggtggatttggttgagagatttgaaaaggggctaaaggtgggttaggataacttgggcgaggtcgagggtgatggatattggtagtatatacatggtgcgggtttgaataataagggtaatgtggttggtaggttggattgtgttggtatcggggtTTGGGTGAAGGGTTCTGGTCCCAGATAAAAGTTgcatccccctctttctttttaaactgcGGCTTCTTTCCACTGCTTCCTTGCCCTTGCAAAGCTTCTACCTGTGATTTTAGGGCAGAGATGTTAACAATTTTTCCGGCtctcacaaaatcatcatactcTTCGAGTTTATTTACAATCGCAGCAAATGAACACCCGGTCATACGGAAGATTTCTTCGAAGTATGGAGGATCATGCGTCTTTATGAAagtgcgaataatttcatcttcGGTCATCGGAGGCTCAACCTTGGCAGCTATCTTTCTCTATCTTTTGGcgtatgtcttatgatcttcagatggtcgcCTCTTCGTGCCTTCCAAAGTAGTTCGGGTCGGTGCTAGCtcacagttatactcatat
This Coffea eugenioides isolate CCC68of unplaced genomic scaffold, Ceug_1.0 ScVebR1_2834;HRSCAF=3936, whole genome shotgun sequence DNA region includes the following protein-coding sequences:
- the LOC113757199 gene encoding uncharacterized protein LOC113757199, encoding MVPPPTYPYGMPAWYNPQAVCAYHSGAPGHSTVDCKALKHRIQDMIEAREIVIRKKEAQGTNINRNPLPEHANTIGVILDDAEYEEQVQKLAREAEVFGVTDQPFIMEVPFEEDKRPFILDLTLAESKALEPVVIEFPEQEPVLSLQRVPWNYDEPVIQIGEKSIAKEEVSVVTRSGRIASPFGATVPIQVNNPELPAKPTVTEKEALDFLKRLQRSEYIVVEKLSKSPAQISMLDLLFSSDMHRDALLEMLTKAQIPKDISVANFSHVVGSVLFTKQITFSDDELPAKGIGHNKALYIAVSCNGKILPKVLIDNGSALNICPWSTLEKLGLQDIKLRPSGTIVRGFDGARREPIGEVDLVIEMGPAQFQIACQVMHFPSVYNVLVGRPWIHKSGAVPSSLHQLLKFIVNDKLITIFAEEDCLVIADSGSKEDGSRSAIVTPHSTADIVSVSWITKEERALSKASVMMAKEMIRGGYEFDKGLGRDLQGILKPVKIVEKKDSFGLGFRPTARDIKEMKECKRAEKEGRPRALDIPPLHYTFPRPTEVITSEINPVDGIETSLAQLFVGATFEDSFPAEAEFPDVPEGSISNWTAEFLPIRKEFR